The sequence CCGAGCCACTCCTCGGTGAAGCGCACGAAGCGGATCTCGTCGCGCGCGTCCACCTTGCCGCCCTCGTAGAGCAGGCCGGTGACGTCGGGGGAGAGGGCGACCAGGTCGGAGTAGCCGGACCAGTCGGCGGTGACCCGGGCGCCCCGGTCGACGCCCTCCCAGGTGCGGCCCTCGTCCCAGGAGGAGCGGATGGTCATGGTCCGGCGCCGGTCGGGGTCGGCGGGCGCGGCGAAGAGGGTACGGGTGTGCCCTGGGCGGGCGTAACGCGAACGGGGCAGGCGCAGCGCCGAGCCCTGCACCATGGGGGAGTAGAGGTCGGGCAGGGCGCGGAACGGGCCGGTGAAGCTGTCGCCGCCGTCCCGGCTGACGGCGGCGGTGCGATGCCCCAGGTCCGTACCGTCCTGTTCGCGGCCGTTGACGTAGATGGATCCGTCGGAACGTTCCAGCATCGTCATCTCGGACGGCTTCTGACGGAAGGTTCCGTCGGCGGCGATCGGCCAGGTGTCCAGCGCGCCGACCTTCCAGGTGCGCCCGCCGTCGTCGCTGTGCACCAGGGCGGCGTGATTCTCGGTGACCCGGCGCTGGGCGTAGCTCTCGGCATTGATCCCGAAGACCAGACGGCCCGCGTGCCGGCCCCGGGTGAGCTGGATGCCGTGCACGGGCCCGGTGGCGTACCAGGAGTTCCACTGGGCCGGGCGGATGGTGGGGGTCAGATCCCGGGGCGCGGACCAGGTGGCGCCGTCGTCGTCGCTGTACTGGAGGTGCGGGGTCCGGTCGCAGGGGGTGTCGCAGCTGAGGCCGTCGGTGCGGCCCTTGTTGTACGTCTCGGCGATGAGGATGCGTCCGGTGCGGCGGTCCACCAGGGGGGCCGGATTGCCGTGGGTGTTGCCGTCACCGTGGTTGATGATCTGTAGCGGGCCCCAGGTCAGCCCGCCGTCGGTGGAGCGCTTGACCACCAGGTCGATATTGCCCGCGTCCCCGCAGTCGTGCACCCGCCCCTCGGCGAAGGCCAACAGGGTGCCGCGGGTGGACTTGACGATCGCCGGTATACGGAAGCAGGAATAGCCCTTCTCCTGGGCGGCCTTGAACAGGACCTGCTGGCTGAAACCGTTCGCGGGGGGCGGGGCGGCGGCGACGGCGTCGGCTTCCGGCGCGGCGTGGGCGGGCGTGGTGGGGAGGACGGCGAGGACGAGGGCGGCGAGCGCGGCGAGACCGGCAGCGGCGCGGCGCCGCCGTGGTCTGCTGCGGGGACTGGGGTGTGCGCGGAGAACTGACGTCATGGTCCGGCCTGCCCTTTCGAGGGTTCGGCGACGGGTCATCAGGACATCCAACGTCCTATGTGCATCCGCGACGGAAGCTACTGCCGCGTGCGGACCGCGACAAGGAGCCTGCGTCAGTTCGACCCGTAAGGCCTATAATTCACCCGCCCGGCCCGCAGAAGTTGCGCCGTGAGTGCCGGGCATGGTGAATGGCTCTGCGGGGCGGGGCCCGAGCAGGAGCCGACGCACCGTCCGCTGCGTCCTCTCCGCCGCCTTTCTCCGTCCTCTCCAGCGTCCCTCTTCGACCACTTCACCGCCCCTTTTATTCCTCCCCAGCGCCTCTCCCGGCCATTCCGCCGCCCGCCACGTCCCCTCCGCCGCCCCTCACGGCCGTAGCACCACCTTGCCGAGATTGGCCCGCGACTCGATGATCTCGTGCGCCTTCGCGGCCTCGGCCAGCGGCAGTTCGGTGTGTACGGCGGCCCGCAACTGCCCCGATGTGGCCAGCTCCCACAGTCGCGCATGATGGCGTGCGTACCGTTCCGGGTTCACGGTGGCAAAGCGCCGCATGGTCAGCCCGGTGATGGTCTTCGCGCCCGCCAGCAGCTCGAAGGCCGGGACGGTGCCGCCACCGGAGTTGAAGAAGATCAGCCGGCCGCCCTCGGTCACCGTTGCCAGAGCCCGCGGCAGCAGCTCGCCGCCGACGCCGTCCAGCACGATGTCGACCGGTTCGCCCCAGGAGTCCTGCTCGTAGGTGACGACCTCGTCGGCCCCGAGCCCGTACAGGAACTCCGCCTTGTCCGCGGAGCCGACGGCGGCCACCACCCGCGGCACCCCCTGGAGCTTGGCCAGTTGGACGGCGAGGTGTCCGGTGGCGCTGGCGGCCCCGGTGATCAGTACGGACTCCCGGCCGACCGGCGCCGCGGTGCTCAGCGCCGCCAGCGCCACCTGCCCGCTGCGCACCAGGGCGACCGCCTCCACCGCGCTCGCCCCGTCGGGTATCACGGTGGCCATGACAGCGGGGGCGAGGACGAGTTCGGCGTACGAGCCCTTGAACGTGATCGACGTGACGCGGTCGCCCACCGCGAACCCGGTCACATCCGGCCCGAGCGCGACGACCTCCCCGGCGATCTCCCCACCGGGCATGGCCGGCAGCGGATCGCCGCCGCCCTTCCCGTCCCCGTGCGTCCGCCGTACGCAGGGCAGCGTCACGCCGATCGCCTCGGTGCGTACCAGCAACTCGCCGGGACCGGGCACCGGGCTCTCGGCCTCCTCCTCTACTCGCAGGACCTCGGGACCGCCGTAGGTATGGAACCGGACACGGCGCATGGGCCGTCACCTCCAAGTGGTGAGTTCGTTGGGTGGCCCAACGGTAACCTAAAACCGTGGGGTGCACCAATGAATCTGGCGGTCGGGGTTCGTGGTGGTACTCGCGGCGGTCTCCGTCGCCGGTCCCCGTTCCCCGTTCTCCGGCCCTTGTTTCCCGGCGCTTCCCGGCGCTTCCCGGCCTTCGTTGGTCTGCCCTACGGATTCCTCGCTACCGTGGTCCCATGTCCGACCTTCATGATCACCACCCCTACGCCCCCTCCCGCATCCGCGCGCTCCCCAGCTGGCTGCTGGGCCGCGCCGCCGCCCGCGGCCAGCGCCTCGTCGCCGAGGCGCTCGCCGCCGAAGGGATGCGGATGATGCATCACGCCGTCCTGTCCGCGGTCGCCGAACTCGGTCCCGTATCGCAGGCCGACCTCGCCCGCACGCTGAGCATCGACCCCAAGGACATGGTCGCGATCGTCAACGACCTCCAGAGGGACGGCTTGGTCACCCGCACCCCCGACCCCAATGACCGGCGCAAGAACGCCGTCGAGATCTCGGCCGACGGCGAGCGCCGGCTGCGCCGTACCCAGAAGCTCGGCGACGAGGCCAACGCCGAGCTGACCGCGGCCCTGACCCCGGCGGAACGCGACCAGCTGATCGACCTGCTGACCCGCATCGCGCTGCCGCCCTGCTGACGCGCATCGCGCTGCCGCAAGAGCGCGACGGCCGCGCCCTCAGCCCGTGGCGGTCGCCGTAGGCAGCGCCAGCCGGTGCTCGCCCGCGTACACATTCATGGAGTTGCC is a genomic window of Streptomyces gilvosporeus containing:
- a CDS encoding quinone oxidoreductase family protein, which codes for MRRVRFHTYGGPEVLRVEEEAESPVPGPGELLVRTEAIGVTLPCVRRTHGDGKGGGDPLPAMPGGEIAGEVVALGPDVTGFAVGDRVTSITFKGSYAELVLAPAVMATVIPDGASAVEAVALVRSGQVALAALSTAAPVGRESVLITGAASATGHLAVQLAKLQGVPRVVAAVGSADKAEFLYGLGADEVVTYEQDSWGEPVDIVLDGVGGELLPRALATVTEGGRLIFFNSGGGTVPAFELLAGAKTITGLTMRRFATVNPERYARHHARLWELATSGQLRAAVHTELPLAEAAKAHEIIESRANLGKVVLRP
- a CDS encoding sialidase family protein, with the protein product MTSVLRAHPSPRSRPRRRRAAAGLAALAALVLAVLPTTPAHAAPEADAVAAAPPPANGFSQQVLFKAAQEKGYSCFRIPAIVKSTRGTLLAFAEGRVHDCGDAGNIDLVVKRSTDGGLTWGPLQIINHGDGNTHGNPAPLVDRRTGRILIAETYNKGRTDGLSCDTPCDRTPHLQYSDDDGATWSAPRDLTPTIRPAQWNSWYATGPVHGIQLTRGRHAGRLVFGINAESYAQRRVTENHAALVHSDDGGRTWKVGALDTWPIAADGTFRQKPSEMTMLERSDGSIYVNGREQDGTDLGHRTAAVSRDGGDSFTGPFRALPDLYSPMVQGSALRLPRSRYARPGHTRTLFAAPADPDRRRTMTIRSSWDEGRTWEGVDRGARVTADWSGYSDLVALSPDVTGLLYEGGKVDARDEIRFVRFTEEWLGPRRAPDPTTRDDAPGARPALVLGGARPTHGIFGGALSFDGKDDAVRLPFRTSLPLGTHDFTCSFFFRYEATGGEQPMLWMGGVGSTQPQVAVSADPAGHRITAHLTAVDGARPAATAQVASDGAYNDGRWHHLALRRMGGRLLLTVDLVHTTDVPDAPGSVSRGSVFGVHLGQKLDGRAQFTGALDEVRVYRRALSDAELSALRSFDATAKGPLVLRLALDRVDGGRRG
- a CDS encoding MarR family winged helix-turn-helix transcriptional regulator, with the protein product MSDLHDHHPYAPSRIRALPSWLLGRAAARGQRLVAEALAAEGMRMMHHAVLSAVAELGPVSQADLARTLSIDPKDMVAIVNDLQRDGLVTRTPDPNDRRKNAVEISADGERRLRRTQKLGDEANAELTAALTPAERDQLIDLLTRIALPPC